In Penaeus monodon isolate SGIC_2016 chromosome 26, NSTDA_Pmon_1, whole genome shotgun sequence, the following are encoded in one genomic region:
- the LOC119590192 gene encoding 5'-nucleotidase domain-containing protein 1-like, translating into MPDWSISVEFEETQECITCTANMVLHAVNEDDENLREKVMKKKYYCKNNKRKKQQPFSDLGVFKFTDYDCIGFDLDNTICRYKVGEIMRLEYSLIADYMVNRYGYEPELLLPLDDDIDFLHKGIILDIKRGNFLKCSDSGRIIRATHGTRPMTRDEIVEVYGKERVWEPVIEFSRTLYDHPVNGEVPVLRSFKDYFDLPAAVACARAIDAQDNAEGGPFDEYDIWPDVHVAMCNMYRREHFRNDLGGFFPELKTNPEKYIYEASERLKKWLRAINDHTFTFLISGSSIDYASHIARFVLGPDWRDYFDTVVCTAKKPGFFTAKRPFKFLIGPDDGDEVPPHKLRIDETYSGGNWEDLLTLVKQESGVDNPHCLYVGDHLAQDVLTPSLVDIDTVAIVEELAAEGMIGDSLEHDAGSDLMSMYWGSFFTTDGNRDVMGIDRINTLYASVPVRHSRIAIPSLEVVARHPIRHQYEAFSQDTSGFFPGDPVILHF; encoded by the coding sequence ATGCCTGATTGGTCTATCTCGGTTGAGTTTGAAGAGACTCAGGAGTGCATCACCTGCACCGCAAACATGGTTCTCCACGCTGTCAACGAGGACGACGAGAACCTTCGTGAGAAGGTTATGAAGAAGAAGTATTATTGCAAGAAcaacaagaggaagaagcagcAGCCCTTTTCTGACTTGGGTGTGTTCAAGTTCACCGACTATGACTGCATTGGCTTTGACCTCGACAACACCATCTGTAGGTACAAAGTCGGGGAAATCATGAGGCTCGAGTACAGCCTCATTGCTGATTACATGGTCAACCGATATGGCTACGAGCCCGAGTTGCTCTTGCCCCTGGATGATGACATCGACTTCCTGCACAAGGGAATCATCCTCGACATCAAGAGGGGAAACTTTCTCAAGTGCTCAGACAGCGGACGCATCATCCGCGCCACCCACGGCACGCGCCCTATGACAAGAGACGAGATTGTGGAGGTTTATGGAAAGGAGAGGGTTTGGGAACCAGTCATTGAGTTCTCGAGGACTCTCTATGATCACCCAGTTAATGGCGAGGTCCCGGTTCTTCGCTCCTTCAAGGATTACTTCGACCTCCCTGCGGCCGTGGCTTGTGCAAGGGCCATCGACGCGCAGGACAACGCTGAAGGAGGTCCTTTTGATGAGTATGATATCTGGCCTGATGTCCACGTAGCCATGTGTAACATGTATCGTCGGGAACATTTCCGCAACGACCTCGGCGGATTCTTCCCTGAATTAAAGACCAACCCagaaaaatacatttatgaaGCCAGTGAGAGACTCAAGAAGTGGCTTCGGGCCATCAATGACCACACATTCACCTTCCTCATTTCCGGCTCAAGCATTGATTACGCTTCCCACATAGCGCGCTTTGTCCTCGGGCCTGACTGGCGCGACTACTTCGACACAGTGGTCTGTACGGCAAAGAAGCCCGGGTTCTTCACCGCTAAAAGGCCTTTCAAATTCCTCATTGGTCCCGATGACGGCGACGAGGTGCCGCCACACAAGCTCCGCATCGACGAGACCTACTCCGGTGGCAACTGGGAAGACCTGTTGACGCTGGTCAAGCAAGAGAGTGGTGTCGATAACCCCCACTGCCTCTACGTCGGAGATCATCTGGCGCAGGACGTCCTGACTCCTTCCCTTGTGGATATCGACACTGTCGCGATCGTCGAAGAGCTGGCAGCCGAGGGCATGATCGGGGACTCCTTGGAGCATGACGCAGGAAGCGATCTCATGAGCATGTACTGGGGATCCTTCTTTACAACTGACGGCAACAGGGACGTCATGGGAATCGACAGGATAAACACTCTTTATGCCAGCGTCCCCGTCAGGCATTCCCGCATCGCCATCCCGTCGTTGGAGGTCGTGGCAAGACACCCCATTAGGCACCAGTATGAAGCCTTCAGCCAGGACACCTCTGGCTTCTTCCCGGGAGATCCTGTCATCCTGCACTTCTAA